The region GCGTATACGTTGCAGGTCTTGAACTCGTCCCTGATGTCCGTATTCACAACGCCTGTGTCCACATTGCCCAGAAGGAATTTCTCATTGCCCACAAACTGATGGCAGGGATAGAGGTCACCCCACGGGGTCACTGCCAGATACTCGGTGCCGGAACCGCAGCCTGCCATGCGCTTGGCCACACATGGTCCTGCCTTTAAGTCCAGCATAAAATGGAAGAAGTTGAATCCCCTTCCCTTCTTTTTCCGCTTGATATACTCTAATGCCAGGCGGTCGTATTCTTTTAAGATGACCGGGATGTCCTCCTCTCTGATGGCGTAATCCTCTGACGGGTCAGCCACCACCGGCTCCATGGACATCTGCTCAAATCCCAGGTCCGCATAGTGAAGCACGTCATCCGCAAAGTCCAGATTGTTCCTGGTAAATGTACCGCGGACATAATAGTTCATCTGCTTCCTGCTGTCCGCAAGCTTCCGGAACTTGGGGACAATCAGGTCATAGCTGCCGCTGCCGTTACGGAAGGGGCGCATCTTATCGTTGACATCCTTTCGTCCGTCCAGGCTCAGCACCACATTGCTCATCTCGCGGTTGCAGAATTCCATCACCTCGTCATTTAACAGAACTCCGTTTGTGGTCAGGGTGAAACGGAATTTCTTGTGGCGGGCTTCCTCCTGGGAACGGCCGTATTTCACCAGCCGCTTTACCACATCCCAGTTCATCAGGGGCTCACCGCCAAAGAAATCCACCTCCAGGTGTTCCCGGTTGCCGGAATTGGCAATGAGGAAGTCCAGCGCCTTCTTTCCCACCTCGTAGCTCATGAGGGCGCGGCGGCCATGGTACTCGCCTTCCTCTGCAAAGCAGTAACGGCAGGCCAGATTGCAGTCATGGGCAATGTGCAGGCACAGCGCCTTCACAACCGTCTTCCTCTTTTTAAAGTCTACCACAAAATCCCTGTAAATATCCTTGGTAAGAAGCTGCTCCGCATCAATCAGCTGTCCGATTTCCTC is a window of Enterocloster clostridioformis DNA encoding:
- the scfB gene encoding thioether cross-link-forming SCIFF peptide maturase, giving the protein MIHQYINNGYHIVLDVNSGSVHVVDPVVYDAVQLVSQRIPEMEAPAALPSEVEEEVRVCLKDRYSQEDIEEALEEIGQLIDAEQLLTKDIYRDFVVDFKKRKTVVKALCLHIAHDCNLACRYCFAEEGEYHGRRALMSYEVGKKALDFLIANSGNREHLEVDFFGGEPLMNWDVVKRLVKYGRSQEEARHKKFRFTLTTNGVLLNDEVMEFCNREMSNVVLSLDGRKDVNDKMRPFRNGSGSYDLIVPKFRKLADSRKQMNYYVRGTFTRNNLDFADDVLHYADLGFEQMSMEPVVADPSEDYAIREEDIPVILKEYDRLALEYIKRKKKGRGFNFFHFMLDLKAGPCVAKRMAGCGSGTEYLAVTPWGDLYPCHQFVGNEKFLLGNVDTGVVNTDIRDEFKTCNVYAKPKCKDCFARFYCSGGCAANAYNFSGSINGAYDIGCEMQKKRIECAIMIKAALADDEE